One Acanthopagrus latus isolate v.2019 chromosome 12, fAcaLat1.1, whole genome shotgun sequence genomic region harbors:
- the man2a1 gene encoding alpha-mannosidase 2: MKTSRLLTVLVGGVFCLAVMSLYRMLELMQGAELQEHPDTPGGQVDNDLSRLQQKIDELERLLSDNNRLVATLRDSLLQHKASWGKGGGANVSSDSAHSPADTLPGCRLANELKDETDGVQLLDVYDLLSFDNPDGGAWKQGFEISYHGNEWDEQPLELFLVPHSHNDPGWLKTFDGYYQDQTRHILNNMLIKLSEDSRRKMIWAEISYFSKWWNDIDEQKREMVKRLVRAGQLELVTGGWVMADEANSHYFALLDQLIEGHQWIQRHLGVKPSSGWAVDPFGHSPSMAYLLKGAGLQDMVIQRVHYAVKKHFARQQTLEFQWRQSWDPSPRSDITCHMMPFYSYDVPHTCGPNPSVCCQFDFHRLPGGRVYCPWRISPQPITEQNVQERALLLLDQYRQKSRLFRSSVLLVPLGDDFRFTDSSEWDAQFSNYQKLFDYFDQHPELHIKARFGTLSDYFTTLHQRLSAAGSTLPTLRGDFFTYADRDDHYWSGYFTSRPFYKRLDRTMEATLRATEILFSLTLAEMRRFHGNGQLAADFPAHEHFQRLTAGRRNLALFQHHDAVTGTARDAVVVDYGTRLLHSILNMRQVLQSSAHWLLLLDKSEYHHDQSKPFLQMDDVISAQDALPQKTPLTLSDEPRSLIIFNPTEQLRTSVVSIVVDSADARVVDTQTGRPMAAQISAVWEEPSRASRESFQLDFVAELPPLSLAVYHVTKAAVGSTHRAQYTFYHHGNPLTIQSEHFQVSHPEGPEADAPLLLSNKHVQMWSSPETGLLQKLRLQSGLVRQLQVQFLWYGTTSNRDKSGAYLFLPGKEGGQLYTSSEPPLVRVSRGPVFSDITSCFQHFTHRVRLYHLDGHAGRSVEISNMVDIRSEVNRELAMKLVTDVANGNRFYSDLNSFQMQQRRTLAKLPLQANFYPMSSASFLQDSTSRVSLLSAQSQAVASLTPGELEVVLDRRLQQDDNRGLGQGVTDNKLTASLYHLLLEDRRGGAQEVGGASVEHLSLLAHLSSLSLCHPPITMVAPSNSQLPKLRPFLPLSSSMPCDLHLLNLRTLEDAQEAETPSQEVALLLHRKGFDCSSAPDMPLQCTWSAHEEVNLDDLFSPLRFRSVRQSGLTLLREDDEPESARQQQPPRITRLQPMEITAFRVEID; the protein is encoded by the exons ATGAAGACCAGTCGGCTCCTGACCGTGCTGGTGGGCGGAGTCTTCTGcttggctgtgatgtcactgtacCGCATGCTGGAGCTGATGCAGGGGGCGGAGCTTCAGGAGCATCCGGACACACCTGGTGGACAGGTAGACAAC GATTTGTCCCGCCTCCAGCAGAAGATCGATGAGTTGGAGCGTCTCCTCAGCGACAACAACCGCCTGGTTGCTACGCTGCGGGACTCTCTGCTCCAACACAAGGCATCAtggggaaaaggaggaggggctAATGTGAGCTCAGACTCCGCCCACAGCCCAGCTGACACACTACCAGGCTGTCGATTGGCCAATGAGTTGAAGGATGAAACGGACGGCGTGCAG ctgctggatgtttaCGACCTCCTATCGTTTGACAATCCTGATGGCGGCGCCTGGAAACAAGGTTTTGAGATCAGTTACCATGGTAACGAGTGGGACGAGCAGCCTCTGGAACTTTTTCTGGTTCCTCACTCGCACAACGACCCAG gctggcTGAAGACGTTCGATGGTTACTATCAGGATCAGACAAGACACATCCTGAACAACATGCTGATCAAGCTGAGTGAGGACAGCAG GAGGAAGATGATCTGGGCAGAAATCAGTTATTTTTCTAAATGGTGGAATGACATCGAcgagcagaagagagagatggtCAAACG ccTGGTGAGGGCAGGGCAGCTGGAGCTGGTGACGGGCGGCTGGGTGATGGCCGACGAAGCAAACTCACATTACTTCGCTCTGCTGGATCAGCTGATTGAGGGACACCAGTGGATCCAGCGACACCTCG GTGTGAAGCCGAGCAGCGGTTGGGCTGTGGATCCGTTCGGCCACTCCCCCTCTATGGCCTACCTGCTGAAGGGGGCGGGGCTCCAGGACATGGTCATCCAGCGAGTTCACTACGCCGTCAAGAAGCACTTCGCCCGGCAACAGACGCTGGAGTTTCAGTGGCGACAGAGTTGGG aCCCCTCCCCCCGCAGTGACATCACGTGTCACATGATGCCGTTCTACAGCTACGATGTACCGCACACGTGCGGTCCGAACCCGTCGGTCTGTTGTCAATTTGATTTCCACCGCCTGCCAGGGGGGCGGGTCTACTGTCCATGGAGGATATCAccgcagccaatcacagagcagaatGTCCAGGAAAG agctctcctcctgttggaTCAGTACCGTCAGAAGTCTCGTCTCTTTCGCTCTTCGGTCCTTCTGGTTCCGCTCGGTGACGACTTTCGCTTCACAGACTCGTCTGAGTGGGATGCTCAGTTCAGCAACTACCAGAAACTCTTCGACTACTTCGACCAGCACCCAGAGCTCCACATCAAG GCTCGCTTCGGGACTCTGTCAGATTACTTCACGACTCTCCATCAGCGTCTGAGCGCAGCAGGTTCCACACTGCCGACGCTCCGCGGCGACTTCTTCACATACGCCGACCGTGACGATCATTACTGGAGCGGATACTTCACGTCCAGACCGTTTTACAAACGCCTCGACAGAACCATGGAGGCCACGCTGAG AGCGACAGAAATCCTTTTTAGCCTGACATTGGCTGAAATGCGTCGTTTCCATGGTAACGGTCAGCTGGCCGCTGATTTCCCTGCACATGAGCACTTCCAGCGGCTGACGGCCGGGAGACGGAATCTGGCATTGTTTCAACACCACGACGCCGTCACCGGCACCGCCCGCGATGCTGTGGTGGTGGACTACGGAACCAG attgctTCACTCCATCCTGAACATGCGCCAGGTGCTGCAGAGCTCCGCCCACTGGCTGCTTCTATTGGACAAGAGCGAGTACCACCATGACCAATCAAAACCCTTCCTACAAATG GATGACGTGATCTCAGCGCAGGACGCTCTGCCTCAGAAGACGCCGCTCACGCTCAGTGATGAGCCCAG gtCATTGATCATATTTAACCCGACTGAGCAGCTCCGTACGTCAGTCGTCAGCATCGTCGTCGACTCTGCGGACGCTCGTGTTGTCGACACACAAACGGGTCGACCAATGGCTGCACAGATCTCTGCGGTGTGGGAGGAGCCGAGCCGGGCATCCAGAGAATCTTTCCAG CTCGACTTCGTGGCTGAACTTCCTCCTCTGTCGCTCGCTGTCTATCATGTGACCAAAGCCGCTGTTGGCTCCACCCATCGGGCTCAGTACACCTTCTATCATCACGGCAACCCTCTGACCATCCAGAGCGAACACTTCCAGGTGTCCCACCCAGAGGGGCCTGAGGCCGACGCCCCCCTGTTGCTAAGCAACAAGCACGTCCAGATGTGGAGCTCCCCGGAGACCGGCCTGCTGCAG AAGCTCCGCCTCCAGTCCGGTCTGGTCCGTCAGCTCCAGGTCCAGTTTCTGTGGTACGGGACCACATCGAACCGGGACAAGAGCGGAGCCTACCTGTTTCTGCCAGGGAAGGAGGGGGGTCAG CTCTACACATCCTCAGAGCCGCCCCTGGTCCGGGTCTCCAGAGGTCCGGTCTTCTccgacatcacttcctgtttccaacacttcacacacagagTCCGACTGTACCACCTGGATG GGCATGCTGGGCGATCTGTGGAGATTTCCAACATGGTGGACatcaggtcagaggtcaaccgTGAGCTCGCCATGAAGCTCGTCACCGATGTTGCCAACGGCAACCGTTTCTACTCCGACCTCAACAGTTTCCAG ATGCAGCAGCGGCGGACTCTGGCGAAGCTCCCCCTGCAGGCGAACTTCTACCCGATGTCATCGGCGTCGTTCCTGCAGGACTCGACGTCTCGCGTGTCTCTGCTGTCGGCTCAGAGTCAGGCCGTCGCCTCGCTCACACCAG GTGAGCTGGAGGTGGTGTTGGACcggcggctgcagcaggacgatAACCGCGGCCTCGGTCAGGGCGTCACCGACAACAAGCTGACGGCCAGTCTCTaccacctgctgctggaggacaggAGGGGTGGGGCTCAG gaagtgggagGAGCCTCAGTTGAACACCTGTCACTGCTCGCCCACCTGtcctcgctctccctctgcCACCCGCCAATCACCATGGTTGCCCCAAGCAACAGCCAGCTGCCAAAGCTCCGCCCCTTCCTGCCACTCAGCTCGTCGATGCCGTGCGACCTTCACCTGCTGAACCTGAGGACGCTGGAGGATGCACAG gaagcagaaactCCGTCACAGGAAGTggctctgctcctccacagGAAGGGCTTCGACTGTAGCTCCGCCCCCGACATGCCACTGCAGTGCACGTGGAGCGCGCACGaggag GTGAACTTGGACGATCTGTTCTCTCCTCTCCGGTTCCGTTCTGTCCGTCAGTCGGGTCTCACTCTGCTACGTGAAGACGATGAACCGGAATCCGCCCGGCAACAGCAGCCTCCACGCATCACTCGCCTGCAGCCAATGGAAATCACCGCCTTCCGTGTCGAGAtagactga